A window of the Schlesneria paludicola DSM 18645 genome harbors these coding sequences:
- a CDS encoding type II secretion system protein GspK — MFSEPPPISLQRRGFVLVMVLVLILVTSITAAGFARKSFELARTVADAQEDLQRRWGMRSLERLALANPANFLDGIDVSRSNVRQLWPLRQIVDVNLTLGELRFVVRLSDEDAKIDLNTLARRERDPQNLLSSVTQQAAGPSGLPVAVRWPPRDPENEKAVAFQTWEQVFDLRGESQADEIIGRLQAATVQLTCWGTGKLNLSRAQDSTVRLLLTGAVSENSISRVLGVRRQGGFEDIDTLVKKINLNNKDEAVLKRLLAVDSKRFAVWITVQSARRTWASLTIDRSGNGNPSSFETFHW, encoded by the coding sequence ATGTTCTCAGAGCCCCCTCCGATCTCGCTGCAACGACGCGGGTTTGTGCTGGTGATGGTGCTTGTCTTGATCCTCGTGACAAGTATTACTGCTGCGGGATTTGCCCGTAAGAGCTTTGAGCTGGCACGGACCGTCGCGGATGCACAAGAGGATCTCCAACGGCGTTGGGGAATGCGCAGCCTGGAGCGTCTTGCACTCGCGAATCCAGCGAACTTCTTAGACGGGATTGACGTCAGCAGATCAAACGTCAGGCAATTGTGGCCTCTGCGGCAGATCGTGGACGTCAACCTCACGCTAGGAGAACTTCGGTTCGTGGTCCGCTTGTCGGACGAAGATGCCAAGATCGATTTGAACACGCTTGCTCGTCGTGAGCGCGATCCACAAAACTTGCTCTCAAGTGTGACGCAACAAGCGGCAGGACCGAGTGGTTTGCCGGTCGCAGTCCGATGGCCGCCAAGAGACCCAGAGAACGAGAAAGCGGTCGCGTTTCAGACCTGGGAACAAGTTTTTGATCTCCGCGGTGAGAGTCAGGCGGACGAAATAATCGGTCGACTCCAAGCCGCAACCGTCCAGTTAACCTGCTGGGGAACGGGCAAGCTCAATCTGAGCCGAGCACAGGACAGCACAGTCAGACTCTTGCTCACTGGGGCCGTCAGCGAGAATTCGATCTCGCGGGTGTTGGGCGTTCGGCGTCAAGGAGGCTTTGAAGACATAGACACCTTGGTTAAGAAAATTAACCTCAACAACAAAGACGAGGCGGTGCTCAAGCGACTTCTGGCCGTCGATTCAAAACGATTTGCGGTCTGGATCACGGTTCAAAGCGCTCGCCGAACATGGGCCTCTCTGACAATTGATCGTTCTGGAAATGGAAATCCCTCGTCCTTCGAGACGTTTCATTGGTGA